The following are encoded together in the Mumia sp. Pv4-285 genome:
- a CDS encoding PadR family transcriptional regulator produces the protein MAADLSTTSYALLGLLTLDPNDPPEGLTGYELKQRCDLTMRFYWVSPATSQVYTELARLARLSLVDTTDAPNGRRNTRRYALSDAGRAALLTWLETSEPAFPVLKHPVALRLMFAHMVAPEHVQRWLDAYIAQLEERTADLRAVREMLGDDPRLRSPATVADWGLAFFANENTIAHDIRKRRGADER, from the coding sequence ATGGCGGCCGACCTGTCAACGACCTCGTACGCGCTCCTCGGTCTGCTCACGCTCGACCCGAACGACCCGCCAGAGGGCCTCACCGGCTACGAGCTCAAGCAGCGGTGCGACCTCACGATGCGCTTCTACTGGGTCTCCCCCGCCACCAGCCAGGTCTACACCGAGCTCGCCCGGCTGGCCCGCCTCAGCCTCGTCGACACCACGGACGCACCGAACGGACGCCGCAACACCCGCCGGTACGCCCTCAGCGATGCCGGCCGGGCGGCGCTGCTCACCTGGCTCGAGACCTCCGAGCCCGCCTTCCCCGTGCTCAAGCACCCGGTCGCCCTCCGGCTGATGTTCGCCCACATGGTCGCCCCCGAGCACGTCCAGCGGTGGCTCGACGCCTACATCGCCCAGCTCGAGGAGCGCACCGCCGACCTGCGCGCCGTACGCGAGATGCTCGGAGACGATCCCCGGCTGCGGTCCCCTGCGACCGTCGCCGACTGGGGTCTGGCGTTCTTCGCGAACGAGAACACGATCGCCCACGACATCCGCAAGCGCCGAGGCGCGGACGAGCGCTGA
- a CDS encoding ATP-grasp domain-containing protein: MARIALASSASHVDDAELDLLRRAVQDLGHDAAVEVWDDDAVDWHDYALTVVRTTWDYTDRHDEFLAWTRRVPRLRNRSDVIAWNTHKTYLRDLARAGCPVIPTAWDVTDADVLATHADAWGVGVGAAEWVVKPAVSAGSRDTARWTDADDALSHSRDLVESGRTAMLQPYVASVDSDGETAVLFAGGEYSHAVVKGAMLTQGEGVRDDRDSRERITPTVATDAQIDVARRALRAAGDALGGGLDLLYARVDLVTSPEGTPQVIELELTEPSLFLPYVDGAAERFAAAITSTVNSLGRV, encoded by the coding sequence GTGGCCCGCATCGCCCTCGCCAGCTCCGCCTCCCACGTCGACGACGCCGAGCTCGACCTCCTCCGCCGCGCCGTCCAGGATCTCGGGCACGACGCCGCCGTCGAGGTGTGGGACGACGACGCCGTCGACTGGCACGACTACGCGCTGACGGTCGTACGGACCACCTGGGACTACACGGACCGCCACGACGAGTTCCTCGCCTGGACGCGCCGGGTCCCGCGCCTGCGCAACCGGTCGGACGTGATCGCGTGGAACACGCACAAGACCTATCTCCGCGACCTCGCCCGTGCGGGGTGCCCGGTGATCCCGACCGCCTGGGACGTCACGGACGCCGACGTGCTCGCCACGCACGCCGATGCCTGGGGCGTCGGCGTCGGCGCTGCGGAATGGGTCGTGAAGCCTGCCGTCTCCGCCGGCTCGCGCGACACCGCACGATGGACGGACGCCGACGACGCCCTCTCCCACAGCCGCGACCTCGTCGAGTCCGGGCGCACGGCGATGCTCCAGCCGTACGTCGCCTCGGTCGACTCCGACGGTGAGACCGCCGTCCTCTTCGCGGGCGGCGAGTACTCCCACGCCGTCGTCAAGGGAGCGATGCTCACGCAGGGCGAAGGCGTCCGCGACGACCGCGACTCCCGGGAGCGGATCACGCCGACGGTCGCGACCGACGCACAGATCGACGTCGCGCGCCGCGCCCTGCGGGCCGCCGGCGACGCCCTCGGAGGCGGACTCGATCTCCTCTACGCGCGGGTCGACCTCGTCACCTCGCCGGAGGGGACGCCGCAGGTCATCGAGCTCGAGCTCACCGAGCCCTCCCTCTTCCTGCCGTACGTCGATGGTGCCGCCGAGCGGTTCGCCGCCGCCATCACGTCCACGGTGAACTCTTTGGGGCGGGTCTAG
- a CDS encoding oxygenase MpaB family protein yields MGVRDRLGETLFARVAGDDGERRRQRIHGDEGPRRFGPDDPIQRVHGDASMFVGGIRALLMQSLHPLAMAAVDQHSGYRGDPWGRLQRTSGFIAETTFGTIDNADRAVRVVRAVHKRINGTAPDGRPYAADDPHLLTWVHVAEVDSFLRAHDRYGVRPLAPGERDTYVAQAAEVAVALGADDPPTDTAGLAARLAAYRPELASTPAAREAARFILLTPPVPWALRPGYSALAGAAVGLLPRWARGPLRLPWLPITETVALRPAGAVATRTIRWAMQPSA; encoded by the coding sequence ATGGGTGTGCGCGACCGGCTCGGGGAGACACTGTTCGCGCGCGTGGCCGGTGACGACGGCGAGCGGCGGCGCCAGCGCATCCACGGCGACGAGGGACCGCGCCGTTTCGGCCCCGACGACCCGATCCAGCGCGTCCACGGCGACGCGTCGATGTTCGTCGGTGGGATCCGCGCGCTGCTCATGCAGTCGCTGCACCCGCTGGCCATGGCTGCGGTCGACCAGCACTCGGGTTACCGCGGCGATCCGTGGGGGCGGCTCCAGCGCACCAGCGGCTTCATCGCGGAGACCACGTTCGGGACGATCGACAACGCCGACCGCGCCGTCCGGGTCGTCCGCGCGGTGCACAAGCGGATCAACGGCACGGCGCCGGACGGACGCCCGTACGCCGCCGACGACCCGCACCTGCTCACCTGGGTCCACGTCGCCGAGGTGGACAGCTTCCTGCGCGCCCACGACCGGTACGGCGTTCGCCCGCTGGCACCGGGCGAGCGCGACACGTACGTGGCACAGGCTGCCGAGGTCGCCGTAGCCCTCGGCGCGGACGACCCGCCGACGGACACCGCCGGGCTCGCAGCGCGACTCGCGGCGTACCGGCCCGAGCTCGCCTCGACCCCGGCGGCACGCGAGGCGGCCCGGTTCATCCTGCTGACTCCGCCGGTTCCCTGGGCGCTGCGGCCCGGCTACTCCGCGCTGGCAGGAGCAGCCGTGGGCCTCCTCCCCCGCTGGGCGCGCGGGCCGTTGCGACTGCCCTGGCTGCCGATCACCGAGACCGTGGCGCTGCGACCCGCCGGCGCGGTGGCGACCCGGACGATCCGCTGGGCGATGCAGCCGTCAGCGTGA
- a CDS encoding 2-hydroxyacid dehydrogenase — protein MTVVLAPFSSDELAAPDGLTVVPFSGAADDLPSDAVLAQVEMWVIPYALEFPLGELAVRMPRLRVIQAQSAGTDGIVAHIPDGVVLCNARGVHDASTAELGVGLIIASLRGIPTFVRAQDEGRWAAWQWWPALADRTVMILGYGSIGEALERRLAGFETTIVRVASRARDGVHAVDELPELLPQVDVVVVLTPLTDATRHLVGKDFLAAMKDDALLVNLARGPVVDTDALLAELGTGRLRAALDVTDPEPLPDDHPLFSAPNALITPHVAGGTSAMRPRVVALVRDQLRRFAAGEDLVNRVSR, from the coding sequence ATGACCGTGGTCCTCGCTCCGTTCTCCTCCGACGAGCTCGCCGCACCGGACGGGCTCACCGTGGTGCCGTTCTCCGGCGCCGCCGACGACCTGCCGTCCGACGCGGTCCTCGCGCAGGTCGAGATGTGGGTCATCCCGTACGCGCTGGAGTTCCCCCTCGGCGAGCTCGCGGTGAGGATGCCGAGGCTGCGGGTGATCCAGGCCCAGTCCGCAGGCACGGACGGCATCGTGGCCCACATCCCTGACGGCGTCGTGCTGTGCAACGCACGAGGCGTCCACGACGCGTCGACCGCCGAGCTCGGCGTCGGCCTCATCATCGCGTCGCTCCGTGGGATCCCGACCTTCGTCCGCGCGCAGGACGAGGGCCGCTGGGCTGCGTGGCAGTGGTGGCCGGCACTCGCCGACCGGACGGTGATGATCCTCGGGTACGGCAGCATCGGCGAGGCGCTCGAGCGGCGGCTCGCCGGGTTCGAGACCACGATCGTCCGGGTCGCGAGCCGTGCGCGCGACGGCGTGCACGCCGTGGACGAGCTGCCCGAGCTCCTGCCGCAGGTCGACGTGGTCGTGGTGCTCACGCCGCTCACGGATGCGACGCGCCACCTCGTCGGCAAGGACTTCCTGGCCGCGATGAAGGACGACGCGCTCCTCGTCAACCTCGCGCGTGGTCCGGTGGTGGACACCGACGCGCTGCTGGCGGAGCTCGGCACCGGGCGCCTGCGGGCCGCGCTCGACGTCACCGACCCCGAGCCGCTGCCCGACGACCACCCGTTGTTCAGCGCCCCGAACGCCCTGATCACCCCGCACGTCGCCGGCGGCACCTCCGCGATGCGCCCGCGGGTCGTCGCCCTCGTCCGTGATCAGCTGCGGCGGTTCGCGGCGGGCGAGGACCTCGTCAACCGGGTGTCACGCTGA
- the gatB gene encoding Asp-tRNA(Asn)/Glu-tRNA(Gln) amidotransferase subunit GatB has product MTATRTELVPFDTALETYDPAMGLEVHVELNTASKMFCGCSTVFGAEPNTQVCPTCLGLPGALPVVNGKAVESAIRIGLALNCSIAPWSRFARKNYFYPDMPKNFQTSQYDEPIAYDGWTEVTVETDEGPQVFRIEIERAHMEEDTGKSLHVGGSTGRIHGADYSLVDYNRAGIPLIEVVTKPIVGAGKYAPQVARAYVASLRELVKALDVSDARMEQGSMRCDVNLSLAPKGVDVLGTRSETKNVNSLRSVERAARYEIERHAGILDAGQKVVQETRHWHEDTGVTTSGREKSDAEDYRYFPEPDLVPVAPSEAWIEELRSTLPEPPAERRARLQGEWGYSDLEMRDVVGAGALDLIGATIAAGASPTAARKWWLGELARRANDTATPIDELGVTPTQVAEVQALVDAKRINDKLARQVFDGLVAGEGTPEEIVAARGLEVVSDDGALAAAVDRAIEANPDVADKIRDGKVAAAGALIGAVMKEMRGQADAGRVRELIVEKLA; this is encoded by the coding sequence ATGACCGCCACCCGTACGGAGCTGGTCCCGTTCGACACCGCGCTCGAGACGTACGACCCGGCGATGGGACTCGAGGTCCACGTCGAGCTCAACACGGCGTCCAAGATGTTCTGCGGCTGCTCGACCGTGTTCGGGGCGGAGCCCAACACGCAGGTGTGCCCCACCTGCCTCGGGCTGCCCGGCGCTCTGCCGGTCGTCAACGGCAAGGCCGTGGAGTCGGCGATCCGCATCGGCCTCGCGCTCAACTGCTCGATCGCGCCGTGGTCGCGGTTCGCGCGCAAGAACTACTTCTACCCGGACATGCCGAAGAACTTCCAGACCTCACAGTACGACGAGCCCATCGCGTACGACGGCTGGACCGAGGTCACGGTCGAGACCGACGAGGGCCCGCAGGTCTTCCGGATCGAGATCGAGCGCGCACACATGGAGGAGGACACCGGCAAGTCGCTGCACGTGGGGGGCTCGACCGGTCGCATCCACGGTGCCGACTACTCGCTGGTCGACTACAACCGTGCCGGCATCCCGCTCATCGAGGTCGTGACGAAGCCGATCGTCGGCGCCGGCAAGTACGCGCCGCAGGTCGCTCGCGCGTACGTCGCGTCGTTGCGCGAGCTCGTGAAGGCGCTCGATGTCTCCGATGCACGGATGGAGCAGGGCTCGATGCGCTGCGACGTCAACCTCTCATTGGCGCCGAAGGGCGTCGACGTCCTGGGCACGCGCTCGGAGACCAAGAACGTCAACTCGTTGCGGTCGGTCGAGCGCGCGGCGCGCTACGAGATCGAGCGCCACGCCGGCATCCTCGACGCCGGGCAGAAGGTCGTCCAGGAGACGCGCCACTGGCACGAGGACACCGGGGTGACGACGTCGGGCCGTGAGAAGTCCGACGCCGAGGACTACCGCTACTTCCCCGAGCCGGACCTCGTACCGGTCGCGCCTTCGGAGGCGTGGATCGAGGAGCTGCGTTCGACCCTGCCCGAGCCGCCGGCCGAGCGTCGCGCGCGCCTGCAGGGGGAGTGGGGCTACTCCGACCTCGAGATGCGTGACGTCGTAGGAGCGGGCGCCCTCGACCTCATCGGGGCGACCATCGCCGCCGGTGCCTCGCCGACCGCTGCACGCAAGTGGTGGCTCGGCGAGCTCGCCCGGCGCGCGAACGACACCGCGACGCCGATCGACGAGCTCGGCGTGACCCCGACGCAGGTCGCCGAGGTCCAGGCGTTGGTCGACGCGAAGCGGATCAACGACAAGCTCGCCCGCCAGGTCTTCGACGGCCTCGTCGCAGGCGAGGGCACGCCCGAGGAGATCGTGGCCGCACGCGGCCTCGAGGTGGTCTCCGACGACGGTGCGCTCGCCGCGGCCGTCGACCGGGCGATCGAGGCGAACCCTGACGTCGCCGACAAGATCCGCGACGGCAAGGTCGCGGCGGCCGGTGCGCTGATCGGTGCCGTCATGAAGGAGATGCGCGGCCAGGCCGACGCAGGCCGCGTCCGCGAGCTGATCGTCGAGAAGCTCGCCTGA
- the gatA gene encoding Asp-tRNA(Asn)/Glu-tRNA(Gln) amidotransferase subunit GatA, whose protein sequence is MSTIRLSAAEIADKLAAGDVSSVEVTQDHLDRITAVDGDLNAFLAIDAEGALETARDADARRAAGETLHGLAGVPIAVKDVVATEGIPTTAGSRILQGWVPPYDAFLARRIRAAGMPILGKTNMDEFAMGSSTEHSAYGPTRNPWDRTRIPGGSGGGSAAAVAAYEAPLAIGTDTGGSIRQPAAVTGTVGVKPTYGGVSRYGLIALASSLDQAGPVTRSVLDAALLHELIGGHDPLDSTSIDAPVPPVVEAARRADVSGLRIGIVRELGGEGYQSGVRARFDEAVALLTKAGAEIVEVSCPSFEYALSTYYLILPAEASSNLAKFDAMRYGLRVSPQGVPDPSAEQVMAATREAGFGDEVKRRIIIGTYALSSGYYDAYYGSAQKVRTLIAQDFAAAFEQVDVLISPTSPTTAFPLGSKLDDPMSMYLQDVATIPANLAGIPGLSLPVGVAEEDGLPVGLQVLAPAMADDRLYNVGAALERLLLEQWGGPLLSRAPELPASSEAASSKEGRA, encoded by the coding sequence ATGAGTACGATCCGCCTGAGTGCCGCGGAGATCGCCGACAAGCTGGCCGCGGGCGACGTCTCCTCGGTCGAGGTCACGCAGGACCACCTCGACCGGATCACGGCCGTCGACGGTGACCTCAACGCGTTCCTCGCGATCGATGCCGAGGGTGCGCTCGAGACCGCGCGCGACGCCGACGCGCGCCGTGCCGCCGGCGAGACGCTCCACGGGCTGGCCGGAGTCCCGATCGCGGTCAAGGACGTCGTCGCGACCGAGGGCATCCCGACCACCGCGGGCTCGAGGATCCTCCAGGGCTGGGTGCCTCCGTACGACGCGTTCCTCGCGCGCCGCATCCGCGCGGCGGGTATGCCGATCCTCGGCAAGACCAACATGGACGAGTTCGCGATGGGCAGCTCGACCGAGCACTCCGCGTACGGTCCGACGCGCAACCCCTGGGACCGCACCCGCATCCCAGGTGGGTCGGGCGGCGGCTCGGCCGCGGCCGTCGCGGCGTACGAGGCGCCGCTCGCGATCGGCACGGACACCGGTGGATCGATCCGCCAGCCCGCCGCCGTCACGGGCACGGTCGGCGTCAAGCCGACGTACGGCGGGGTGTCGCGCTACGGCCTGATCGCCCTGGCTTCCTCGCTGGACCAGGCCGGTCCCGTCACCCGCTCGGTGCTCGACGCGGCGCTGCTGCACGAGCTGATCGGCGGCCACGACCCGCTCGACTCCACCAGCATCGACGCCCCTGTGCCGCCGGTCGTCGAGGCCGCCCGTCGTGCCGATGTCTCGGGCCTGCGGATCGGCATCGTGCGCGAGCTCGGTGGTGAGGGCTACCAGTCGGGCGTCCGCGCCCGCTTCGACGAGGCCGTCGCGCTGCTCACCAAGGCCGGCGCCGAGATCGTCGAGGTGTCGTGCCCGAGCTTCGAGTACGCCCTCTCGACGTACTACCTGATCCTCCCGGCCGAGGCGAGCAGCAACCTCGCGAAGTTCGACGCGATGCGCTACGGCCTGCGGGTCAGCCCCCAGGGTGTGCCCGACCCGAGCGCGGAGCAGGTGATGGCCGCGACCCGCGAGGCCGGTTTCGGCGACGAGGTGAAGCGCCGCATCATCATCGGCACCTACGCGCTGTCGAGCGGCTACTACGACGCCTACTACGGCTCCGCACAGAAGGTCCGCACGCTGATCGCGCAGGACTTCGCAGCGGCGTTCGAGCAGGTGGACGTGCTGATCTCCCCGACGTCGCCGACGACGGCGTTCCCGTTGGGGAGCAAGCTCGACGACCCGATGTCGATGTACCTCCAGGACGTCGCGACGATCCCCGCGAACCTCGCCGGGATCCCGGGTCTGTCGCTGCCGGTCGGCGTCGCGGAGGAGGACGGCCTGCCGGTCGGTCTCCAGGTCCTCGCTCCCGCGATGGCCGACGACCGCCTCTACAACGTCGGTGCCGCGCTGGAGCGACTGCTGCTCGAGCAGTGGGGCGGTCCGCTCCTGTCGCGTGCGCCCGAGCTGCCTGCGTCGTCCGAGGCTGCGTCATCCAAGGAGGGAAGGGCATGA
- the gatC gene encoding Asp-tRNA(Asn)/Glu-tRNA(Gln) amidotransferase subunit GatC, translated as MSDGISRADVAHLANLARIDLSDAELDRLTPELTVILESVAKVAEVASADVPPTSHAVPLSNVFREDVVTPGLTPEQALAGAPAVEQQRFAVPKILGEEA; from the coding sequence TTGTCCGACGGGATCTCGCGTGCCGACGTCGCCCATCTCGCGAACCTCGCACGCATCGACCTCTCCGACGCCGAGCTCGACCGGTTGACCCCTGAGCTCACGGTCATCCTCGAGTCGGTCGCCAAGGTCGCCGAAGTCGCGTCTGCCGACGTGCCGCCGACCTCTCACGCCGTGCCGCTCTCCAACGTGTTCCGCGAGGACGTCGTCACGCCCGGTCTGACGCCCGAGCAGGCCCTCGCCGGCGCGCCCGCCGTCGAGCAGCAGCGGTTCGCGGTGCCGAAGATCCTCGGGGAGGAAGCATGA
- a CDS encoding Ig-like domain repeat protein, whose product MRTSLVAAPLAAAALLAAGLVGAPAANAAPIKVVLPITGTTTLANPLADGAVLPMPEGARIVGDFDLTTTSLVGEMIIPPITAKVRALGLPWLGDTTSTVVLEPVGQTVSKVGTDGIVTADTSFRIALPEVRSDLPLFNLLNLGGRNCKTGVISTTLVSSAPFSLTDAFPMSATFTIPKLSGCPTLINDGVLNALMTGDGNTLDLMVGPLAAVPGDPTTPPPTPAPAPKPPAQGAQAKQASHVSATAKKIAWGRTGKVKVKVRPASKATGKIRVYKGKRLLATKRLRDGRATVTLRKKALKAGKHRLRVVYAGSSRLAPSTDKITVKVVKR is encoded by the coding sequence ATGCGCACATCCCTCGTCGCCGCACCCCTCGCGGCAGCCGCGCTTCTCGCAGCCGGGCTCGTCGGAGCCCCCGCCGCGAACGCAGCCCCGATCAAGGTGGTGCTGCCGATCACCGGCACGACCACCCTCGCCAACCCGCTCGCCGACGGCGCGGTGCTCCCGATGCCGGAGGGCGCCCGGATCGTGGGCGACTTCGACCTCACGACGACGTCCCTGGTCGGCGAGATGATCATCCCGCCGATCACCGCGAAGGTGCGCGCGCTCGGGCTCCCGTGGCTCGGCGACACTACCTCGACCGTCGTGCTCGAGCCGGTCGGCCAGACCGTCTCGAAGGTCGGCACGGACGGCATCGTCACCGCGGACACCAGCTTTCGGATCGCCCTCCCCGAGGTGCGCAGCGATCTCCCGCTGTTCAACCTCCTGAACCTCGGCGGCCGCAACTGCAAGACGGGTGTCATCTCCACGACGTTGGTCAGCAGCGCGCCGTTCAGCCTGACCGACGCGTTCCCGATGTCGGCGACGTTCACGATCCCGAAGCTGTCGGGCTGTCCGACGCTGATCAACGACGGTGTGCTCAACGCCCTGATGACCGGTGACGGCAACACGCTCGACCTCATGGTCGGCCCGCTCGCCGCCGTCCCGGGCGACCCGACCACACCGCCGCCGACCCCGGCACCTGCCCCGAAGCCGCCCGCACAGGGGGCGCAGGCCAAGCAGGCCAGCCACGTCAGCGCGACGGCCAAGAAGATCGCGTGGGGCAGGACGGGCAAGGTCAAGGTGAAGGTCCGGCCCGCCTCGAAGGCGACCGGGAAGATCCGCGTCTACAAGGGGAAGCGCCTCCTCGCGACCAAGAGGCTGCGTGACGGCCGCGCGACGGTGACCCTTCGCAAGAAGGCGCTGAAAGCGGGCAAGCACCGCCTGCGGGTCGTCTACGCCGGGAGCTCTCGCCTCGCGCCCTCGACCGACAAGATCACGGTGAAGGTCGTCAAGCGCTGA
- the ligA gene encoding NAD-dependent DNA ligase LigA, with translation MPTPDERRPDESIESPPDEAAARGRHAELSETIEQARTRYFVDDEPTISDAEYDRLMVELRELEDAFPQLRTPDSPTQTVGGTVSTAFTPVRHRRRMESLDNCFSFDELSAWGARVEKEAGKESDFLVELKVDGLAINLTYESGRLVRAATRGDGTVGEDVTANVRTIDGIPHRLTGSDEHPVPSFLEVRGEIYFPTQAFEEFNAAWSEAGNTPLSNPRNGAAGSLRQKDPRVTASRPLRMVCHGIGDREGYVPERQSDAYTALKSWGLPTSDRVRVLSTMAEVEEFITYYGEHRHDVEHDIDGVVVKVDQISLQRALGSTSRAPRWAIAFKYPPEEVNTTLLDIRVNVGRTGRVTPYGVMEPVLVSGSTVEMATLHNASEVARKNVRPGDTVVLRKAGDVIPEIVGPVLALRPDDAEPWVMPTECPSCGTTLAPSKEGDADLRCPNTQRCPAQLRERLFHVGSRGALDIEVLGYEAASALLDAEVLTDEGGLFSLGEEDLLRVPLFTRAAKKAEREAGAGEKVLSANGRRFLDNLGHAKTQPLWRVVVALSIRHVGPTAARALAAELGSIDAIRAADAETLAAVDGVGPTIAVSVAEWFAVDWHRDIVDQWAAAGVRMADERDASITRTLEGLTIVVTGSLQGFTRDEAKEAILARGGKASGSVSKKTSYVVVGESAGSKAAKAEELGVPVLDEDGFAELLRDGPSVSA, from the coding sequence GTGCCCACTCCTGATGAGCGCCGCCCCGACGAGTCCATCGAGAGCCCGCCTGACGAGGCCGCTGCCCGCGGACGGCATGCCGAGCTGAGCGAGACGATCGAGCAGGCGCGCACCCGCTACTTCGTCGACGACGAGCCGACGATCTCCGACGCCGAGTACGACCGGTTGATGGTCGAGCTCCGTGAGCTCGAGGACGCGTTCCCTCAGCTGCGGACCCCCGACTCGCCGACCCAGACGGTCGGCGGCACCGTCTCGACGGCCTTCACACCCGTCCGCCACCGCAGGCGCATGGAGAGCCTCGACAACTGCTTCTCGTTCGACGAGCTGTCGGCGTGGGGCGCCCGCGTCGAGAAGGAAGCGGGCAAGGAGAGCGACTTCCTCGTCGAGCTCAAGGTCGACGGGCTGGCGATCAACCTCACCTACGAGTCAGGGCGGCTGGTCCGGGCCGCGACCCGCGGCGACGGCACGGTGGGTGAGGACGTCACCGCCAACGTCCGCACCATCGACGGCATCCCTCACCGCCTGACCGGGTCCGACGAACATCCCGTGCCGTCCTTCCTCGAGGTGCGCGGCGAGATCTACTTCCCCACGCAGGCGTTCGAGGAGTTCAACGCCGCGTGGAGCGAGGCCGGCAACACCCCCCTCTCCAACCCGCGCAACGGAGCGGCCGGGTCCCTCCGCCAGAAGGACCCACGCGTCACGGCGAGCCGTCCGCTGCGGATGGTCTGCCACGGCATCGGAGACCGCGAGGGCTACGTCCCCGAGCGTCAGTCCGACGCCTACACCGCGCTCAAGTCCTGGGGGCTTCCCACCAGCGACCGGGTGCGGGTGCTGTCGACGATGGCTGAGGTCGAGGAGTTCATCACCTACTACGGCGAGCACCGGCACGACGTCGAGCACGACATCGACGGGGTCGTGGTCAAGGTCGACCAGATCTCGCTCCAGCGGGCGCTCGGGTCGACCTCGCGCGCCCCTCGGTGGGCGATCGCCTTCAAGTACCCTCCCGAGGAGGTCAACACGACCCTCCTCGACATCCGGGTCAACGTCGGCCGCACCGGCCGCGTCACCCCGTACGGCGTCATGGAGCCGGTGCTCGTCTCCGGCTCGACCGTCGAGATGGCGACGCTCCACAACGCGTCGGAGGTCGCCCGCAAGAACGTCCGGCCCGGTGACACCGTCGTGCTCCGCAAGGCGGGAGACGTGATCCCCGAGATCGTCGGACCGGTGCTCGCCCTTCGGCCCGACGACGCCGAGCCGTGGGTGATGCCCACCGAGTGCCCCTCGTGCGGCACCACCCTCGCCCCGTCGAAGGAGGGTGACGCCGACCTGCGCTGCCCCAACACCCAGAGGTGCCCGGCGCAGCTGCGGGAGCGGCTCTTCCACGTCGGGAGCCGCGGCGCGCTCGACATCGAGGTCCTCGGCTACGAGGCCGCCAGCGCGCTGCTCGACGCCGAGGTCCTCACCGACGAGGGTGGCCTGTTCTCCCTCGGTGAGGAGGATCTGCTCCGCGTCCCGCTGTTCACCCGTGCTGCCAAGAAGGCCGAGCGTGAGGCGGGTGCGGGAGAGAAGGTGCTCTCCGCGAACGGACGCCGTTTCCTCGACAACCTCGGCCACGCCAAGACGCAGCCGCTGTGGCGCGTCGTCGTCGCGCTGTCGATCCGCCACGTCGGCCCGACCGCGGCGCGCGCCCTTGCCGCTGAGCTCGGCAGCATCGACGCGATCCGTGCCGCGGACGCGGAGACGCTCGCAGCGGTCGACGGCGTCGGACCGACGATCGCGGTGTCGGTTGCTGAGTGGTTCGCCGTCGACTGGCACCGCGACATCGTCGACCAGTGGGCGGCGGCCGGTGTCCGGATGGCCGACGAGCGCGACGCGTCGATCACCCGGACGCTCGAGGGACTCACCATCGTCGTCACGGGCTCACTGCAGGGCTTCACCCGCGACGAGGCCAAGGAAGCGATCCTCGCGCGCGGCGGGAAGGCATCCGGGTCGGTCTCCAAGAAGACGAGCTACGTCGTCGTCGGAGAGTCCGCAGGATCCAAGGCCGCGAAGGCCGAGGAGCTCGGCGTGCCCGTCCTCGACGAGGACGGGTTCGCCGAGCTCCTGCGCGACGGGCCGTCCGTCAGCGCTTGA
- a CDS encoding class I SAM-dependent methyltransferase has protein sequence MRWYREQVLPRVIDVFCGMAEGDPCRARVCAGLTGDVVEIGFGSGLNVPFYPLGVRSVAAVEPSDVAWRLAEKRVVDSRVPIRRVGLDGESLPMPDASADAVLSTWTMCTIPDLDAALAECRRVLRPGGTVHFLEHGLAPDEPVRRWQHRLDPLQQRFFGGCHLTRTIPDSLVSAGFAVIELETFYLDGAPRWIAADSLGVAVSAP, from the coding sequence ATGCGCTGGTACCGCGAGCAGGTCCTGCCCCGCGTGATCGACGTCTTCTGCGGGATGGCGGAGGGCGACCCCTGTCGGGCTCGCGTCTGCGCCGGGCTGACCGGCGACGTCGTCGAGATCGGCTTCGGCAGCGGCCTCAACGTGCCCTTCTACCCGCTCGGCGTACGCTCCGTGGCAGCCGTCGAGCCCTCGGACGTCGCCTGGCGCCTCGCCGAGAAGCGCGTGGTCGACTCCCGCGTCCCGATCCGTCGCGTGGGACTGGACGGCGAGTCGCTGCCGATGCCCGACGCGAGCGCGGACGCCGTGCTGAGCACCTGGACGATGTGCACGATCCCGGACCTGGACGCCGCGCTGGCCGAGTGCCGGCGCGTCCTACGACCGGGCGGCACGGTCCACTTCCTCGAGCACGGGCTCGCGCCGGACGAGCCGGTACGCCGGTGGCAGCACCGCCTGGACCCGCTCCAGCAGCGGTTCTTCGGTGGCTGCCACCTCACGCGGACGATCCCCGACAGTCTCGTCTCCGCCGGTTTCGCCGTCATCGAGCTCGAGACGTTCTACCTCGACGGCGCGCCGAGGTGGATCGCCGCCGACTCCCTGGGCGTCGCCGTCAGCGCACCTTGA